In a single window of the Alteriqipengyuania lutimaris genome:
- the ligA gene encoding NAD-dependent DNA ligase LigA — translation MENASDLPENLSEADAANELMRLARTIRKHNRLYHAEDSPEITDQEYDALVRRNEALEAAFPHLVRKDSPSQGVGHEVAASPLSKVTHAVRMMSLDNAFDGEEVGEWVARVRRFLDLAPDAPVAFTAEDKIDGLSLSLRYEQGELVRAATRGDGQVGEDVTANVAHISDIPARLKGDAPDVFEIRGEVYMDRAAFADLNARLMDEARAAAEEKGAPFEADKVRQFANPRNAAAGSLRQKDASVTAKRPLRFWAHGWGEASQVPGETQSEVIRAIENFGLPVSPQFTRVEGLDALLAHYETIASERPDLPYEIDGVVYKVDRLDWQERLGFVAKAPRWALAHKFPAERAETTLEAIDIQIGRTGKLTPVGRLAPVLVGGVTVTNVTLHNRDEIARLGLRVGDRVVIQRAGDVIPQVVENLTRDVKRPRFEFPDHCPKEYGGCGSEAVAEEGEVDVRCTGGLICPAQRLERLKHFVSRGALDIEGLGEKTIAQFIEHGWLEGPVDIFRLRHKRAEILALDGWQDKSVDNLLAAVEEKREPDAARLLFGLGIRHVGSVTARDLMKGLGDLRRLPGKALEFHEYRAENPRGGDEKPSPFAGRMLEAVRRIYEVRADGIGTAVGHALADFFHEDHNRQVWSALIGDEPGEGEVDPPVYEVETVESPVAGKTVVFTGKLETMSRDEAKEQAERLGAKAAGSVSAKTDLLVAGPGAGSKLKKAEELGIEVIDEAGWAEIVAAAG, via the coding sequence ATGGAAAATGCCTCCGACCTTCCCGAAAACCTCTCCGAAGCCGACGCCGCGAACGAGCTGATGCGGCTGGCGCGCACGATCCGGAAGCACAACCGGCTGTACCACGCCGAAGATTCGCCCGAGATCACCGACCAGGAATACGACGCGCTGGTGCGCCGGAACGAGGCGCTGGAGGCGGCTTTCCCGCATCTGGTGCGCAAGGATTCGCCTTCGCAGGGAGTCGGCCACGAAGTCGCCGCCTCGCCGCTGTCCAAGGTGACGCACGCGGTGCGGATGATGAGCCTCGACAATGCGTTCGACGGCGAAGAGGTGGGCGAATGGGTCGCGCGCGTGCGGCGCTTCCTCGATCTGGCGCCGGACGCGCCAGTGGCCTTCACCGCCGAGGACAAGATCGACGGGTTGTCGCTCTCGCTGCGCTACGAGCAGGGCGAACTGGTGCGCGCGGCGACGCGCGGCGACGGGCAGGTGGGCGAGGATGTGACCGCCAATGTCGCGCATATTTCCGATATCCCCGCACGGCTGAAAGGCGATGCGCCCGACGTGTTCGAGATCCGCGGCGAGGTCTACATGGATCGCGCGGCTTTCGCCGATCTCAACGCGCGGCTGATGGACGAGGCGCGCGCGGCGGCCGAAGAGAAGGGCGCGCCTTTCGAGGCCGACAAGGTCCGGCAATTCGCCAATCCGAGGAATGCCGCCGCCGGATCGCTGCGCCAGAAGGATGCGAGCGTCACTGCCAAACGCCCCTTGCGCTTCTGGGCGCATGGGTGGGGCGAGGCGTCGCAGGTGCCGGGCGAAACGCAGAGCGAGGTGATCCGCGCGATCGAGAATTTCGGCCTGCCGGTCTCGCCGCAATTCACGCGCGTCGAAGGCCTCGACGCGCTGCTCGCGCATTACGAGACGATAGCGTCCGAAAGGCCCGATCTCCCCTACGAAATCGATGGCGTCGTCTACAAGGTCGACCGGCTCGACTGGCAGGAGCGGCTCGGCTTCGTCGCGAAAGCGCCGCGCTGGGCGCTGGCGCACAAGTTCCCCGCCGAGCGTGCAGAAACCACGCTCGAGGCAATCGACATCCAGATCGGGAGGACCGGCAAGCTGACCCCCGTGGGCCGCCTCGCGCCCGTGCTCGTGGGCGGCGTCACCGTCACCAATGTCACGCTGCACAACCGCGACGAGATCGCGCGACTGGGCCTGCGCGTGGGCGATCGGGTGGTGATCCAGCGCGCGGGCGACGTGATCCCGCAGGTGGTCGAGAACCTGACACGCGATGTGAAACGACCGCGTTTCGAATTTCCCGACCACTGCCCGAAGGAATATGGCGGCTGCGGCAGCGAGGCGGTGGCCGAAGAGGGCGAGGTCGATGTGCGCTGCACCGGCGGGCTGATCTGCCCGGCACAGCGGCTCGAACGGCTCAAGCACTTCGTCAGCCGCGGCGCGCTCGATATCGAAGGGCTGGGCGAGAAGACGATCGCGCAGTTCATCGAACACGGCTGGCTGGAGGGGCCGGTCGATATTTTCCGCCTGCGCCACAAGCGCGCCGAGATTCTCGCGCTCGACGGATGGCAGGACAAATCGGTGGACAACCTGTTGGCGGCTGTGGAGGAAAAGCGCGAACCCGACGCCGCGCGGCTGCTGTTCGGTCTCGGCATCCGCCATGTCGGCAGCGTGACCGCGCGCGACCTGATGAAGGGGCTGGGCGATCTGCGTCGCCTGCCGGGCAAGGCGCTGGAATTCCACGAATACCGCGCCGAAAATCCGCGAGGGGGAGACGAGAAGCCAAGCCCCTTTGCGGGCCGCATGCTCGAAGCGGTGCGGCGGATCTACGAAGTGCGCGCGGACGGCATCGGCACGGCGGTCGGCCACGCGCTCGCCGATTTCTTCCACGAGGATCACAACCGGCAGGTGTGGAGCGCGCTGATCGGCGACGAGCCGGGCGAGGGCGAAGTCGATCCGCCGGTCTACGAGGTCGAGACGGTCGAGAGCCCGGTCGCGGGCAAGACGGTGGTCTTCACCGGCAAGCTCGAAACGATGAGCCGCGACGAGGCCAAGGAGCAGGCCGAACGGCTCGGGGCCAAGGCCGCGGGCAGCGTTTCCGCAAAGACCGACCTGCTGGTCGCAGGGCCGGGTGCAGGCAGCAAGCTCAAGAAGGCCGAGGAGCTGGGGATCGAGGTCATCGACGAGGCCGGCTGGGCGGAGATTGTCGCGGCGGCGGGGTAA
- a CDS encoding acyl-CoA thioester hydrolase/BAAT C-terminal domain-containing protein, producing MRLGKKIGCGCGGLVLLLLLAAIGIWLWKPWAQLVPLEMVEPEPSVGERVDTDDVLGNFYPARGVENGPAILLIGGSEGGLGSDMTRLARALQADGFSVLHQSYWRAPGQPERLEGIPLETFQRGLAWLRTRPEVDPSRLAMMGWSRGSEATQLLAMRDESIRAVVLGMPGNAVAPGFTWDAPWKQYGSPWTWRGEAFDYLDMSEVQMFGRDMDEVGRDLMALQDEQPEAIIPIEEVGVPVLMICGEADGVWASCPMARKIEERADANGKDDVRLLAYADAGHYGYGAPVSEDDPAFENLSRLGGSNEGTAEALREGYREIVRFLREETGASGT from the coding sequence ATGCGTCTGGGCAAGAAGATCGGTTGCGGGTGCGGCGGGCTCGTCCTGCTGTTATTGCTGGCGGCAATCGGGATCTGGCTCTGGAAGCCGTGGGCACAGCTCGTTCCGCTCGAAATGGTCGAGCCCGAGCCATCGGTGGGCGAGCGCGTCGATACCGACGACGTGCTCGGCAATTTCTACCCGGCACGCGGTGTGGAGAACGGACCCGCTATCCTGCTGATCGGTGGGAGCGAAGGCGGTCTGGGCAGCGACATGACGCGGCTGGCGCGCGCGCTGCAGGCCGACGGCTTCTCCGTCCTCCACCAGAGCTACTGGCGCGCGCCCGGCCAGCCCGAGCGGCTCGAGGGCATCCCGCTCGAAACCTTCCAGCGCGGCCTCGCCTGGCTGCGCACCCGGCCCGAGGTCGATCCCTCGCGCCTCGCGATGATGGGCTGGTCGCGCGGGAGCGAGGCGACGCAACTGCTCGCCATGCGCGACGAATCGATCAGGGCGGTGGTGCTGGGCATGCCGGGCAATGCGGTGGCGCCGGGCTTCACGTGGGACGCTCCATGGAAACAGTACGGCAGCCCCTGGACCTGGCGCGGCGAGGCGTTCGACTATCTCGACATGAGCGAGGTGCAGATGTTCGGCCGCGATATGGACGAGGTCGGGCGCGACCTGATGGCGTTGCAGGATGAGCAGCCCGAGGCGATCATCCCGATCGAGGAGGTCGGCGTGCCCGTCCTGATGATCTGCGGCGAGGCCGACGGCGTGTGGGCGTCATGCCCGATGGCCCGCAAGATCGAGGAACGCGCGGACGCGAACGGCAAGGACGACGTGCGATTGCTCGCCTACGCGGACGCCGGCCACTACGGCTACGGCGCCCCGGTGAGCGAGGACGACCCCGCGTTCGAGAACCTCTCGCGCCTCGGCGGATCGAACGAGGGCACCGCCGAAGCGCTGCGCGAAGGGTACCGCGAGATCGTGCGGTTTTTGCGGGAGGAGACCGGCGCCAGCGGCACCTGA
- the recN gene encoding DNA repair protein RecN, translated as MLTQLAVRNVVLIEALDLDFGRGLGVLTGETGAGKSILLDALGLVLGNRAETGLVRSGAPQASVTATFEFAEFPPPLSEALEDAGIEVEAGEPLIIRRQVKADGGSKAFVNDQPASVALLRNLAPILVELHGQHDDRGLVNPRGHRQLLDRFAGADAAAVARGWREWQRASEALEEAREAIDAASAEQDLLLAHLAELTEIAPQAGEEARLAEARASMQKGERLAGDLEELRHIWEGSDSPLSELRTAARRLDRIAGEHKLLAEALAALDRAILEGTEAEEKLEEAAEALVHDPQALDAAETRLFDLRALARKHRCEVDALPERMRELRGKLDAIEGGEAQLDALQIAEREAFDAYESAANRLRKARKAAARTLDKAVAAELAPLKLDSARFRTDVEPLPQEKWGPSGMDAVEFVIATNPGADFAPLNKIASGGELSRFILALKVALAEKGGAATMIFDEIDRGVGGAVASAIGERLARLATDGQVLVVTHSPQVAARGRVHYQIAKASSGTVTKTSVVLLDAGGRQEEIARMLSGAEVTPEARAQADRLLEGA; from the coding sequence ATGCTGACTCAACTCGCCGTCCGCAACGTCGTGCTGATCGAAGCGCTCGATCTCGATTTCGGGCGCGGGCTGGGCGTGCTGACCGGCGAGACGGGTGCGGGCAAGTCGATCCTGCTCGATGCGCTGGGCCTCGTGCTCGGCAATCGTGCGGAGACCGGCCTCGTGCGCAGCGGTGCTCCGCAAGCGAGCGTGACCGCGACCTTCGAATTCGCCGAGTTTCCGCCCCCGCTGAGCGAGGCGCTGGAGGATGCGGGGATCGAGGTCGAGGCGGGCGAGCCGCTGATCATCCGGCGGCAGGTCAAGGCCGATGGCGGGTCCAAGGCCTTCGTCAACGATCAGCCGGCCAGCGTCGCGCTGCTCCGCAACCTCGCGCCGATCCTCGTCGAACTGCACGGCCAGCACGACGATCGCGGGCTGGTCAATCCGCGCGGGCACCGGCAGCTGCTCGATCGCTTTGCGGGGGCCGACGCCGCCGCCGTGGCGCGGGGCTGGCGCGAATGGCAGCGCGCGTCCGAGGCGCTGGAGGAAGCGCGCGAGGCGATCGACGCGGCCAGCGCCGAACAGGACCTGCTGCTCGCGCATCTTGCCGAACTGACCGAGATTGCCCCCCAGGCGGGCGAGGAAGCGCGCCTCGCCGAAGCGCGCGCTTCGATGCAGAAGGGGGAGCGGCTGGCGGGCGACCTCGAGGAACTGCGCCACATCTGGGAAGGCTCGGATTCGCCGCTGAGCGAGCTGCGCACCGCCGCGCGGCGGCTCGACCGGATCGCGGGCGAGCACAAGCTGCTGGCCGAAGCGCTGGCCGCGCTCGACCGCGCGATCCTCGAAGGCACCGAGGCGGAGGAGAAGCTGGAGGAAGCGGCCGAGGCGCTGGTCCACGATCCGCAGGCGCTCGACGCCGCGGAGACGCGCCTGTTCGACCTGCGCGCGCTCGCCCGCAAGCATCGCTGCGAGGTGGACGCGCTGCCCGAAAGGATGCGCGAACTGCGCGGCAAGCTCGACGCGATCGAGGGCGGCGAGGCGCAGCTCGACGCGTTGCAGATCGCCGAGCGCGAGGCTTTCGACGCCTACGAGAGCGCCGCGAACCGCCTGCGCAAGGCGCGCAAGGCGGCGGCCAGGACGCTCGACAAGGCGGTCGCGGCGGAGCTGGCGCCGCTCAAGCTCGATTCGGCGCGGTTCCGCACCGATGTCGAACCGCTGCCGCAGGAGAAGTGGGGCCCGTCGGGCATGGACGCGGTCGAATTCGTCATCGCGACCAATCCGGGCGCCGACTTTGCGCCCTTGAACAAGATCGCCAGCGGCGGCGAACTCTCGCGCTTCATCCTCGCGCTGAAAGTGGCGCTGGCCGAGAAAGGTGGGGCGGCAACGATGATCTTCGACGAGATCGACCGCGGCGTGGGCGGCGCAGTCGCCTCCGCCATCGGCGAACGGCTCGCGCGCCTCGCCACCGACGGGCAGGTGCTAGTGGTGACGCACAGCCCGCAAGTCGCGGCGCGCGGGCGGGTCCATTACCAGATCGCCAAGGCGAGCAGCGGCACGGTCACCAAGACCTCCGTGGTGCTGCTGGATGCCGGAGGACGGCAGGAAGAGATCGCCCGCATGCTCTCCGGCGCAGAAGTGACGCCGGAGGCGCGCGCGCAGGCGGATCGGCTGCTGGAGGGGGCGTGA
- a CDS encoding outer membrane protein assembly factor BamD has protein sequence MTFLRKNIAAAAILGSLATLTTACAGGSAGPGDTAYVARDVETLYASAKQRLDRGNAPLAAALFDEVERQHPYSPWARRAQLMSAFSYYVARDYTKSIQSAQRFLSIHPGNKDAPYAYYLIALSYYEQISDVTRDQKTTEQALAALQEVERRFPESEYASDARLKIDLVNDHLAGKEMEIGRFYEKSGRWTAAQIRFQNVVDEYQTTSHAPEALYRLTETSLALGIPVEAKKYAAVLGANYPGSEWYEKAFDLVQDHAADTQVAMAQ, from the coding sequence ATGACATTCCTTCGCAAGAACATCGCCGCCGCAGCCATCCTCGGCAGCCTCGCCACGCTGACCACCGCCTGCGCCGGCGGCAGCGCAGGGCCGGGCGACACCGCCTACGTCGCGCGCGACGTCGAGACGCTCTACGCCAGTGCGAAGCAGCGGCTCGACCGCGGCAATGCGCCGCTCGCCGCGGCGTTGTTCGACGAGGTCGAGCGCCAGCACCCCTATTCGCCCTGGGCGCGCCGCGCGCAGCTGATGAGCGCCTTCAGCTATTACGTCGCGCGCGATTACACCAAGTCGATCCAGAGCGCGCAGCGCTTCCTCTCGATCCATCCGGGCAACAAGGACGCGCCTTACGCCTACTACCTGATCGCGCTCAGCTATTACGAGCAGATCAGCGACGTGACGCGCGACCAGAAGACGACCGAACAGGCGCTGGCCGCGCTGCAGGAGGTCGAGCGCCGCTTCCCGGAGAGCGAATATGCCTCCGACGCGCGGCTCAAGATCGATCTCGTCAACGATCACCTCGCGGGCAAGGAAATGGAAATCGGCCGCTTCTACGAGAAGTCGGGCCGCTGGACCGCGGCACAGATCCGCTTCCAGAACGTGGTCGACGAATACCAAACCACCAGCCACGCGCCCGAAGCGCTCTATCGCCTGACCGAGACCAGCCTCGCGCTGGGGATCCCGGTCGAGGCGAAGAAGTACGCCGCCGTACTCGGCGCGAACTATCCGGGCAGCGAGTGGTACGAGAAGGCCTTCGACCTCGTGCAGGACCATGCCGCCGATACACAGGTGGCGATGGCGCAGTAG
- the proB gene encoding glutamate 5-kinase — translation MPQSNTVVVKIGSTLVANTERLTPRFGFIQRMLEDVAKLRARGTNVILCSSGAVALGLKIVGERPETAGVSDKQAAAACGMPILTNAYKQIGHEFDFEIAQVLLTLGDFEDHRRFLNTRNTVFRLLEAGVMPIVNENDSITTEEIRVGDNDRLAAKVAQMVDAKDFIILTEVDGLFDRHPDEEGAEFIPEVTDVAPFMEATKGKSTLGTGGMTTKLMAANIAQEAGVTTYIAHGEHDNPLSSVLDGERRATKFIAHDTPTSGWERWIANRLQMAGSLGISDELADEIAGGDRAIRREDILSIDGDFSRGDVLHIYDQQGQERARGLSDFTSEELRVLAVNPHLDAEQLLGYTTKGEVIRSKNLVSLEGRHLLWDAPEGSELSGHGERPAS, via the coding sequence ATGCCGCAATCGAACACCGTCGTTGTCAAGATCGGCTCCACCCTGGTTGCGAATACCGAACGCCTCACACCCCGTTTCGGGTTCATCCAGCGGATGCTGGAAGACGTTGCCAAGCTGCGCGCTCGCGGCACCAATGTCATCCTGTGCAGCTCGGGCGCGGTCGCGCTGGGGCTGAAGATCGTGGGCGAGCGTCCCGAGACTGCGGGCGTGAGCGACAAGCAGGCCGCTGCCGCATGCGGCATGCCGATCCTCACCAATGCCTACAAGCAGATCGGGCACGAGTTCGACTTCGAGATCGCGCAGGTCCTCCTGACGCTGGGCGATTTCGAGGACCACCGCCGCTTCCTCAACACGCGCAACACCGTCTTCCGTCTGCTCGAGGCAGGGGTCATGCCGATCGTGAACGAGAACGATTCGATCACGACCGAGGAAATCCGCGTGGGCGACAACGACCGGCTGGCCGCCAAGGTCGCGCAGATGGTCGATGCGAAGGATTTCATCATCCTGACCGAAGTCGACGGATTGTTCGATCGCCACCCGGACGAAGAAGGCGCCGAATTCATCCCCGAAGTCACCGACGTCGCGCCCTTCATGGAAGCGACCAAGGGCAAGAGCACGCTGGGTACCGGCGGGATGACGACCAAGCTGATGGCGGCGAACATCGCGCAGGAAGCGGGCGTCACCACCTATATCGCGCATGGTGAGCACGACAATCCGCTCAGCTCCGTGCTCGACGGGGAACGTCGCGCGACCAAGTTCATCGCGCACGACACGCCGACCTCGGGCTGGGAGCGGTGGATCGCCAACCGGTTGCAGATGGCGGGCAGCCTCGGCATTTCGGACGAGCTTGCGGACGAGATCGCCGGGGGCGACCGCGCGATCCGGCGCGAGGACATCCTTTCGATCGACGGCGATTTCAGCCGCGGCGACGTTCTCCACATCTACGACCAGCAGGGCCAGGAACGCGCCCGCGGGCTGTCCGACTTCACGTCGGAGGAACTGCGCGTGCTGGCGGTGAACCCGCATCTCGATGCGGAGCAACTGCTGGGTTACACCACCAAGGGCGAGGTGATCCGGTCGAAGAACCTCGTCAGCCTCGAGGGGCGCCACCTGCTGTGGGACGCGCCCGAGGGCAGCGAATTGTCGGGGCATGGAGAACGCCCGGCGAGCTGA
- a CDS encoding pyrroline-5-carboxylate reductase family protein produces MGCGKMGGALLEYWKRGDESFTIVDPFLENAPEGVTLVKDRAALGDKRFDVIIVAIKPQMIDDILPDYAPVLADDGYVVSMAAGAGIARISKVMATGDEPAPVIRIMPNLPAFVGKATNGLVAGPGVTDDQRKHAHAMMERTGTVVEVDDEDQLDRVTAVAGSGPGYVFELARAYVAAAEGIGFSHEQARALVLGTLEGTIAMAIDQDDQSLEDLRNSVTSKGGTTAAGLDALNGDGAVSRKFEETLEAAYTRAVELR; encoded by the coding sequence ATAGGCTGCGGCAAGATGGGCGGCGCACTTCTCGAATACTGGAAGCGCGGGGACGAAAGCTTTACGATCGTCGACCCGTTTCTGGAGAATGCGCCCGAAGGTGTGACGCTGGTCAAGGACAGGGCCGCACTGGGCGACAAGCGCTTCGACGTCATCATCGTGGCGATCAAGCCGCAGATGATCGACGACATCCTGCCCGACTACGCGCCGGTGCTGGCCGATGACGGCTATGTCGTCTCGATGGCCGCAGGCGCGGGTATCGCGCGCATTTCCAAGGTCATGGCCACGGGGGACGAGCCTGCGCCCGTCATCCGCATCATGCCCAACCTCCCCGCCTTCGTCGGCAAGGCGACCAACGGCCTCGTCGCAGGGCCCGGCGTCACCGACGACCAGCGCAAGCATGCGCACGCGATGATGGAGCGGACGGGCACCGTGGTCGAAGTCGACGACGAGGACCAGCTCGATCGGGTGACCGCCGTCGCGGGCTCGGGCCCCGGCTATGTCTTCGAACTCGCCCGCGCTTACGTTGCGGCGGCCGAGGGCATCGGCTTCTCGCACGAACAGGCCCGCGCACTGGTGCTCGGCACGCTCGAAGGGACGATCGCGATGGCGATCGACCAGGACGACCAGTCGCTTGAGGACCTGCGCAACTCGGTCACCAGCAAGGGCGGCACCACCGCCGCCGGGCTCGACGCGCTCAACGGCGACGGCGCCGTGTCGCGCAAGTTCGAGGAAACGCTGGAGGCGGCCTACACCCGCGCCGTCGAACTGCGCTGA
- a CDS encoding glutamate-5-semialdehyde dehydrogenase, whose translation MNDQTLDPAIHIHELGSNARAAAKGLLTASTDAKNTALRAAAKALRDSQAELLEANGKDVDSVADKKPESFVDRLRLTPDRIEGMASALEQIAELPDPVGRQLAEFDRPNGLKIERVAVPIGVIGMIYESRPNVGADASALCLKSGNAVILRGGSESRNSTRVIVRCMQEGLKAAGLPEHAVQTVGTTDRAAVAELLKADEFVDLVIPRGGRGLVELVRDQASVPTLLHLDGNCHTYIHAKADLDKAAEVIRNAKLRRTGVCGATESIVVDKAVAEQAIPKIAAIFGDDCELRGDETAVALAPSIKPATDEDWGTEYLDPIASVKVVDGLDEAIDWVDTYSSHHTDAIITEDDDAAAKFMTSIDSAILMHNASTQFADGGEFGMGAEIGIATGKMHARGPVGLEQLTSFKYLVHGKGQTRP comes from the coding sequence ATGAACGACCAGACCCTAGACCCCGCAATCCATATCCACGAACTCGGGAGCAATGCGCGCGCGGCCGCCAAGGGCCTGCTGACCGCCAGCACCGATGCCAAGAACACCGCGCTGCGCGCCGCCGCCAAGGCGTTGCGCGATTCGCAGGCCGAGCTGCTCGAAGCCAACGGCAAGGATGTGGACAGCGTGGCGGACAAGAAGCCGGAAAGCTTCGTCGACCGGCTGCGGCTCACCCCCGACCGGATCGAAGGCATGGCCTCCGCGCTCGAACAGATTGCCGAGCTGCCCGACCCCGTCGGCCGCCAGCTCGCCGAGTTCGATCGGCCCAACGGCCTGAAGATCGAGCGCGTCGCGGTGCCCATCGGCGTGATCGGCATGATCTACGAATCGCGGCCCAACGTGGGTGCGGACGCATCCGCGCTGTGCCTCAAGAGCGGCAACGCGGTGATCCTGCGCGGCGGTTCGGAGAGCCGCAACTCGACCCGCGTCATTGTCCGCTGCATGCAGGAAGGCCTCAAGGCCGCCGGCCTGCCCGAACACGCCGTCCAGACCGTCGGCACGACCGACCGCGCCGCGGTGGCCGAGCTGCTCAAGGCGGACGAGTTCGTCGACCTCGTGATCCCGCGCGGCGGGCGTGGCCTCGTCGAGCTAGTGCGCGACCAGGCCAGCGTGCCCACGCTGCTCCACCTCGACGGGAACTGCCATACCTACATCCACGCCAAGGCCGATCTCGACAAGGCAGCCGAGGTCATCCGCAACGCCAAGCTGCGCCGCACCGGCGTCTGCGGCGCGACCGAGAGCATTGTGGTCGACAAGGCGGTGGCCGAACAGGCCATCCCCAAGATCGCGGCGATCTTCGGCGACGACTGCGAACTGCGCGGCGACGAAACCGCCGTCGCACTCGCGCCCAGCATCAAGCCCGCGACCGACGAAGACTGGGGCACCGAATATCTCGACCCCATCGCGAGCGTGAAGGTGGTCGACGGCCTCGACGAGGCGATCGACTGGGTCGACACCTATTCGAGCCACCACACCGACGCGATCATCACCGAGGATGACGACGCTGCCGCTAAGTTCATGACCAGCATCGACTCCGCGATCCTGATGCACAACGCCTCGACCCAGTTCGCCGACGGCGGCGAGTTCGGCATGGGCGCGGAGATCGGCATCGCGACCGGCAAGATGCACGCGCGCGGTCCGGTCGGCCTCGAACAGCTGACCAGCTTCAAGTACCTCGTCCACGGCAAGGGCCAGACGCGGCCGTAG